The proteins below come from a single Miscanthus floridulus cultivar M001 chromosome 1, ASM1932011v1, whole genome shotgun sequence genomic window:
- the LOC136503903 gene encoding elongation factor 2 codes for MVKFTAEELRAIMDKKNNIRNMSVIAHVDHGKSTLTDSLVAAAGIIAQEVAGDVRMTDTRADEAERGITIKSTGISLYYEMTDESLKSYKGERDGNQYLINLIDSPGHVDFSSEVTAALRITDGALVVVDCIEGVCVQTETVLRQALGERIRPVLTVNKMDRCFLELQVEGEEAYQTFSRVIENANVIMATYEDTLLGDVQVYPEKGTVAFSAGLHGWAFTLTNFAKMYASKFGVDEAKMMERLWGENFFDPATKKWTTKNTGSPTCKRGFVQFCYEPIKQIIKTCMNDQKEKLWPMLQKLNVTMKADEKELIGKALMKRVMQTWLPASTALLEMMIFHLPSPSKAQRYRVENLYEGPLDDVYATAIRNCDPEGPLMLYVSKMIPASDKGRFFAFGRVFSGKVATGMKVRIMGPNYVPGQKKDLYVKSVQRTVIWMGKKQESVEDVPCGNTVAMVGLDQFITKNATLTNEKEVDACPIRAMKFSVSPVVRVAVQCKVASDLPKLVEGLKRLAKSDPMVLCTMEESGEHIIAGAGELHLEICLKDLQEDFMGGAEIIVSPPVVSFRETVLEKSCRTVMSKSPNKHNRLYMEARPLEEGLAEAIDEGRIGPRDDPKVRSQILSQEFGWDKDLAKKIWCFGPETTGPNMVVDMCKGVQYLNEIKDSVVAGFQWASKEGALAEENMRGICFEVCDVVLHADAIHRGGGQVIPTARRVIYASQLTAKPRLLEPVYLVEIQAPENALGGIYGVLNQKRGHVFEEMQRPGTPLYNIKAYLPVIESFGFSSQLRAATSGQAFPQCVFDHWDMMGSDPLEAGSQAAQLVLDIRKRKGLKEQMTPLSEFEDKL; via the exons ATGGTGAAGTTCACGGCTGAAGAGCTCCGTGCCATTATGGACAAAAAGAACAACATTCGTAACATGTCTGTTATTGCTCATGTGGACCATG GCAAGTCTACGCTTACAGATTCCCTTGTGGCAGCTGCTGGGATTATTGCCCAGGAAGTTGCTGGCGATGTTCGCATGACTGATACGCGTGCAGACGAAGCAGAGCGTGGTATTACAATCAAATCTACTGGTATCTCTCTTTACTATGAGATGACTGATGAGTCACTGAAGAGCTACAAGGGTGAGAGAGATGGTAACCAATACCTGATCAACCTTATTGACTCGCCTGGGCACGTTGATTTTTCTTCGGAAGTGACAGCTGCTCTTCGCATCACCGAtggtgctctggtggtggttgacTGTATTGAAGGTGTCTGTGTGCAAACTGAAACTGTGCTTCGCCAAGCCCTTGGTGAGAGGATTAGGCCAGTTCTTACCGTGAACAAGATGGACAGGTGCTTCCTTGAGCTTCAGGTTGAGGGCGAGGAAGCTTATCAGACTTTTTCCCGTGTCATTGAGAATGCCAATGTCATCATGGCAACATATGAAGATAcgctccttggtgatgtccaaGTCTACCCAGAGAAGGGGACTGTTGCTTTTTCTGCTGGCCTGCACGGATGGGCCTTTACCCTCACTAACTTTGCCAAGATGTATGCATCTAAGTTTGGAGTTGATGAAGCTAAGATGATGGAGAGGCTTTGGGGTGAGAACTTCTTTGACCCTGCCACCAAGAAGTGGACCACCAAGAACACAGGCTCTCCTACCTGCAAGAGAGGATTTGTTCAGTTCTGCTATGAGCcaatcaagcaaatcatcaaaaCCTGCATGAACGACCAGAAGGAGAAATTGTGGCCCATGCTGCAAAAGCTCAATGTTACCATGAAGGCTGATGAGAAGGAATTGATTGGCAAAGCTTTGATGAAGCGTGTTATGCAAACGTGGCTACCAGCTAGCACTGCACTGCTCGAGATGATGATATTCCACCTTCCTTCCCCATCAAAGGCTCAGAGGTATCGTGTGGAGAACTTGTATGAGGGACCCCTTGATGATGTCTATGCAACTGCTATCAGAAACTGTGATCCGGAGGGTCCTCTTATGCTGTACGTTTCGAAGATGATCCCAGCATCTGACAAGGGCAGGTTCTTTGCCTTCGGTCGTGTCTTCTCAGGGAAGGTTGCTACTGGTATGAAGGTTCGGATCATGGGTCCCAACTATGTCCCTGGCCAGAAGAAGGATCTGTATGTCAAGAGTGTCCAGCGTACCGTTATCTGGATGGGAAAGAAACAAGAGTCGGTTGAGGATGTTCCTTGTGGTAACACTGTTGCTATGGTTGGTCTGGATCAGTTCATCACGAAGAATGCTACACTCACTAATGAGAAGGAGGTTGATGCATGCCCAATCAGAGCAATGAAGTTCTCTGTCTCTCCTGTTGTGCGTGTTGCTGTTCAGTGCAAGGTTGCCTCTGACCTTCCCAAGCTAGTCGAAGGTTTGAAGCGTCTGGCGAAGTCCGATCCTATGGTTCTCTGTACAATGGAAGAGTCTGGTGAGCATATCATTGCTGGAGCTGGTGAGCTTCATCTTGAGATTTGCCTGAAGGATCTGCAGGAGGACTTCATGGGTGGTGCTGAAATTATTGTTTCCCCTCCTGTTGTGTCCTTCCGTGAAACCGTTCTTGAGAAGTCCTGCCGTACTGTCATGAGCAAGTCTCCCAACAAGCACAACCGTCTGTACATGGAGGCGCGCCCCTTGGAGGAGGGTCTTGCTGAGGCCATCGATGAGGGCCGCATTGGCCCACGTGATGATCCTAAGGTGCGCTCCCAGATCCTCTCTCAGGAGTTTGGGTGGGACAAGGATCTCGCCAAGAAGATTTGGTGCTTTGGACCTGAGACCACCGGCCCAAACATGGTTGTTGATATGTGTAAGGGAGTGCAGTATCTCAATGAAATCAAGGATTCTGTCGTGGCTGGTTTCCAGTGGGCATCAAAGGAGGGTGCACTGGCTGAGGAGAACATGCGCGGAATTTGCTTTGAGGTCTGTGATGTCGTTCTTCATGCTGATGCTATCCACAGGGGTGGTGGCCAGGTCATTCCAACTGCCAGGAGGGTCATCTATGCTTCTCAGCTCACGGCCAAGCCAAGGCTGCTGGAGCCAGTGTACCTGGTGGAGATTCAGGCCCCAGAAAATGCACTTGGTGGTATCTACGGTGTTCTGAACCAGAAGAGAGGCCATGTCTTCGAGGAGATGCAGAGGCCGGGTACCCCGCTCTACAACATCAAGGCTTACCTCCCTGTCATCGAGTCCTTTGGGTTCTCCAGCCAACTGAGGGCTGCAACCTCTGGTCAGGCGTTCCCCCAGTGTGTCTTTGACCACTGGGACATGATGGGCTCTGATCCTTTGGAGGCTGGCTCCCAGGCTGCTCAGCTGGTGCTGGATATCCGCAAGAGGAAGGGTCTCAAGGAACAGATGACCCCTCTTTCTGAGTTTGAGGACAAGCTCTAA